The Synergistaceae bacterium genomic interval GAGGAGGAAAGTGACCCGGTTCGGCGCGACGAGCTGATGGAGATCGCTGCGAACTGCGTCAGGGTGCCGGCGGAGCCGCCAAGAACTTTCGCCGAGGCCTGCCAGTTCGTCTGGTTCGTACAGCTCGGGGGTATCCTGTCAGAGAACCCGCTGGCCCTCAATCCCGGCCGGTTCGACCAGTATATGTATCCGTACTACGCAGCCGACGTGGAGACCGGGCGCCTGACCCAGGAGCGCGCGCTGGAGCTGGTCGAATGCCTGTGGATCAAGCTGTCGGAGTGGGTCTGGACGATCTCCTCCAACACAGCGAACTACTTCGCCGGGTACAACCAGTTTCAAAACCTGACCGTCGGCGGGCGGAAGAGGGACGGAAGCGACGGCACGAACGACCTCTCCTATATCTGCCTGAAGGCCACGGAGGGGGTCAAGACTCACCAACCGGGTCTGAGCGTGCGCATCTCCACCGACTGTCCGGACGAGTTTCTGATGGCCGTCTCGAAGCTGGTGTCCACCGGGATGGGATTTCCCGCTATTCACAACGACCAGGCGGGGGCGCAGATGCTGCTTCAGGCCGGGTACGAGCCAGAGGACGCCAGGGACTGGAACAACTGCGGCTGCGTGGTCCCTCACTTCCGCAAGACCGGGGAGTGGACCTCGGCTGTGAACGTGAACTTCGGTGCGGCCATGGAGTATGCCCTCAACGAGGGGCGAAGCCGTCTCACCGGCGAGCCAATGGGGCTTCCCGAGAGGGCGGCCGAGGGGTTTGCGTCGTTCGACGAGGTCAAGGAGGCCTTCCTGCGGCAGCTAGCCAACCTGGTCGATCACGCTGTTATCGGCACTTTGACGGCGCAAAGGCTGCACATGGAGATGGTCCCCAGGCCTTTCCTCTCGACCTGCGTGGATGGATGCATGCAGAGTGGAAAAGACCTGTCGAAGGGGGGAGCGGTGTACAATGTCGGTCCCGTGCTCACCGGCATCGGACTTGGCGTGGTCGCCAACTCCCTCGCAGCCGTCAGGAGACTCGTCTTCGAGGAGAAGGCATGCACGATGAAGGGGCTGTGCGCCGCCCTGGACGCCGACTGGGAGGGTTACGATGAGCTGCGCGAGCGCGCCCTCGCCGCTCCGAAGTACGGCAACGACGACGACGAGGTCGATTCACTGGCGAGAGAGATCTCCGACTTCTACTACAGGACGACCAGAAGTTTCAGGGACGTCTTCGCCTCTCCCTTTAACTCGGCTTTCATGGGGATCTCCAACTATGTCCCGACCGGCAAGGTGGTGGGCGCGCTGCCCTGCGGCAGGAGGGCGCGGGCGCCTCTGTCCGAGGGAGTCTCCCCCTTCGCGGGCACGGATGTGTCCACCCCCCTGGCGGC includes:
- a CDS encoding formate C-acetyltransferase/glycerol dehydratase family glycyl radical enzyme, whose translation is MSSSERTERARQEYVNGKPSVSCLRAAIWTESHKETEGEATPVRRAKAFAAACDRLPVIIFPGELIVGVSGEFRRSAILTPEFSWMWVDREMDSFDSRPQDPYSMSEEQRKFARSEIWPYWKGKSLEEAFLKRLPEDTARLLVDTGILDNDSKWRQAVGEITPDYQDVLFPKGYRRIRDEAAAHLEATRPDSLENLDKRDFYQSVIIACDGIMRLAERYSEEARRLAEEESDPVRRDELMEIAANCVRVPAEPPRTFAEACQFVWFVQLGGILSENPLALNPGRFDQYMYPYYAADVETGRLTQERALELVECLWIKLSEWVWTISSNTANYFAGYNQFQNLTVGGRKRDGSDGTNDLSYICLKATEGVKTHQPGLSVRISTDCPDEFLMAVSKLVSTGMGFPAIHNDQAGAQMLLQAGYEPEDARDWNNCGCVVPHFRKTGEWTSAVNVNFGAAMEYALNEGRSRLTGEPMGLPERAAEGFASFDEVKEAFLRQLANLVDHAVIGTLTAQRLHMEMVPRPFLSTCVDGCMQSGKDLSKGGAVYNVGPVLTGIGLGVVANSLAAVRRLVFEEKACTMKGLCAALDADWEGYDELRERALAAPKYGNDDDEVDSLAREISDFYYRTTRSFRDVFASPFNSAFMGISNYVPTGKVVGALPCGRRARAPLSEGVSPFAGTDVSTPLAAMRSAAKVNHDVQTGGTLLNLRLNKEIVSTPRGLRNLGAMIRAYFSLGAFHVQFNTISTEQLRAAQARPEEYRDLLVRVAGYSTQFVNLSREMQEAIIARTEHAVI